Part of the Nitrospirota bacterium genome is shown below.
AATGGAACTGACTGTTTTTTTAAGATTTTTCTTTATGACGAAATCTATATCATTTGAATGAACACCCTGACTTATGAGGTCTCTGAGAAAGCCTCCAACAAGGTATATGTCTTTAGTTCCGGCAAATACTTTTTTTATAAGCAGGTTTTTATAGAGGTCTTTTTTCTGGAGGCTCATTACCTGATGCCAAACATCCTTTTTGTAGAAAGGACTGTGTTTAAAAGCAGTATTGCTATAGTAACAGGACCTACCCCGCCTGGGACAGGTGTTATATAAGATGCCTTAGGAGAAACACTTTCGAACTCAACATCACCAACGAGTGTTCCATCAGGAAGACTGTTTATGCCAATGTCCACCACTATAACGCCTTCTTTAACCATATCTCCGGTTATAAGAGCAGGTCTTCCAACTGCAACGCAGAGTATATCGGCAGTTTTGGTCTTATCAATAAGGTTTTTAGTTTCCCTGTGACATACTGTAACAGTTGCTCCTTTTGCGAGCATCATAAGAGCTAAGGATTTACCAACAGTCAGGCTCTTGCCTACAACTGTAACATCTTTTCCCTTAAGCGAGATTCCATAATGCTCGATGAGCCTTATTACGCCATAAGGCGTGCACGGAAGGAACGAGGGGGTTACAGAGCCTTCCTCCACCCCTCCAAAAAGCTGATATGTCGATTCCTCTGCAGCAAGCCGTCCTATGGATATAGCACCAAGTCCATCTACATCCTTTTCAGGTGTGATTGTATTTAAAACTGCCCTTGGGTTAATGTATTTTGGCAGAGGCAGAAACACTAAAATACCACTTACCCTTTCGTCTTTATTCATCCTTTTAATCAAGTCCAGCACCTCGTTAAGAGATGCATCTTCAGGGAGACGATGCGTATGGTCTTTGATGCCGAGCTTCCTACACAGGCTTGTCGTAGTTAAAAGATACTGCTCGGATGCAGTGTTTGAGCCAACAATCACCATTGCAAGTCCAGCTGAAATCCCATGTGCCTTAAGCCTGTCTATCTCGGAACGTATATCTTTGTATATAAGGGATGCAACAACCGAGCCCTTCATTAGTTCAGGCATAATCCTCCTCGTTAGAGAAAAATAAAGTTAATTATAACACATGAAATGTTTCACCTGAAATGTTTCACTGTTCCCATTTCCACATTCGTCATTCCTGCTTGTCAGGAATCCAGTCTTTTTCTGTCATTGCCTATGACATTGACCCCCTTTAGAAAATTTCAGTTTATCTAACAATTAGATAAATTAATGAGCAATATCGTTGAAAATCCAATAATTTACAGTTTATAATTAAAACCTTACTCAGAGACCTCTAAAAAAGGAGAAGCACGGTGGTTAAGGACATGGAGGCATTAGAAAGGATATACGCCAATCATAAGGATGAAGGCAATATCATTGCTATTCTTCAGGCTCTTCAGGAGGCATTCGGTTATATCCCCGAGGAGGCTGTTAACTGGCTCGCAGACAGGCTCTGGATTCCAAGAAGCAATTTTTTTGGCATTGCCACATTCTATGCCCAGTTCTATCTCAGCCCGAGAGGCAAAAACATTATTACTGCCTGTAGTGGAACTGCATGCCATGTCAAAGGCAGTGAAAGATTAATCAATACCATAGGCAGAGAGCTAAACCTTTTAGAAGGGAAAAACATAACAGAAGACAATATGTTTACGCTCGAGAAGGTCAACTGTGTTGGTGCATGCAGTATTGCTCCTGTTGTGATTATCAATAAAAAGGTTCATGGAAAAGCAAGTGCGGATAAAATCATAAAAGAGATAAAGGGACTGCAAAAGAAATGAGAAATAAAGACATGCTCATAAAGGTCTGCATGGGCACAGGTAGCATTGCCGCAGGTGGAGCCGATGTGATGAGGACATTCAAGAAAAGTCTCGATAAAGCGGGCATTAAGGCAACTGTCGAGCCTCGTTGCAGTATCCACAAGGTTGGCTGTCGGGGACTTTGTGCTAAAGATGTGTTAGTTGACATAATTAAAGGTGATGAAAAGACAACATACCAGTTCATAACCCCTGACAAGGTAGAACGGATTGTCATAGAGCATATCGTTAGTGGCACGGCTGTTAGAGAATGGCTTGTTCAAGAGGACTACTATAATTTCCATAAAAAACAGGTAAAGGTCGTGCTTTCCAATTGCGGTGTCATTGACCCGGAGGATATAGATGCGTATAAAGCAACAGGTGGGTATGAGGCTTTAGAGAATGTTCTTAAGACTAAAGCACCTGAAGAGGTTATAGAGACAATCAAGAAATCAGGTCTTCGTGGAAGAGGTGGGGCAGGGTTTCCAACTGGTCTTAAATGGGAGCTCTGTAGAAAGGCTCTATCGGAAGAGAAATACATTATCTGTAATGCCGACGAAGGCGACCCCGGGGCATTTATGGACAGGTCTGTTATAGAGGGAAACCCTCATGCTGTGCTTGAAGGAATGCTCATCGGTGCATACTGTATTGGCTCTAAAGGTGGTTATGTCTATATAAGGGCAGAATACCCGCTTGCAGTTGAAAGGCTTAAGATTGCCATTAAACAGGCAAGAGAAAACAACATTTTAGGGAAAAACATTCTGGGTAAAGGCTTTAGTTTCGATATAAAGATAAAGCTTGGTGCAGGTGCATTTGTCTGTGGCGAGGAGACTGCTCTTATAGCCTCAATAGAAGGCCAAAGGGGAATGCCCCGTGCAAAGCCACCCTTCCCTGTTTATTCAGGGCTCTGGGGAAAACCCACTGTTATAAACAATGTGGAGACACTGGCAAACATCCCTTACATAATAAGAAAAGGTGCGGATTGGTTTTCCTCTTATGGCACAGAGATCTGGTGGCTGTATCCCGGCAAGTATGGTGGATATCAAGGTTGACTATGAATCCCTTGCACTTGTTGGCTCTATAGTTGGCTCAGGAGGTATGATTGTTCTCGATGAGGACAACTGCATGGTGAACATGGCAAAATACTTTCTTACATTCACACAGGCAGAATCATGCGGAAAATGCGTTCCATGTAGAATCGGCACAAAACGCCTTCTTGAGATTCTTGAAAAGGTAACAAGGGGTGAGGGGACAGAGAAAGACCTCTTACTGCTTGAAAAATTGGGCAATGATATAAAAGCCGCATCCCTTTGCGGTCTTGGACAGACTGCTCCAAACCCTGTGCTAAGCACCCTGAAATACTTTAAAGACGAATACGAGGCACACCTTCAAGGCAGATGCCCTGCAAAGGTTTGCAAAGACCTCCTCACTTATTATATCCTTGAGGAATTCTGTAAAGGCTGTGGAGCATGTATGAAGGTATGTCCTACAAAGGCAATAACAGGCGAGAAGAAAAAGCCCCATAAGATAGACCCCTCGGTATGCATAAGGTGCGGGGCATGTTTTGATGTATGCAAATTCAAATCAGTGGCAAAGAAATAAATATGATAAAGCTTACAATAGACGGAAAGACTCTAACAGTGTTAGAGGGCACAACCGTGCTTGAGGCAAGCAGGATGACTGATATCACAATACCAACCCTGTGTCATCATCCAAAGCTTACTCCATTTGGAGGCTGTCGGCTCTGTATAGTGGAGATAAAGGGCATTCCGAGGCCTGTAACATCATGCACAACGCCTGTCGCAGAAGGAATAGAGGTTATAACCTCAACCCCTAAGCTTGATGACCTGAGAAAGACCCTGCTTGAGCTTATACTCTCGGACCACCCTAATGACTGCATGATATGCGAAAAAGCAGGAGACTGCACACTTCAGGAGCTTGCATACTTTTACGGCATAAAGGAAAACAGATTTAAAGGACAAAGACGGCTCTACGAAAAAAAAGATGGAAATCCATTTATAGAAAGGGATATGGAGAAATGCATTCTATGCGGAAGATGCGTAAAGGCATGCGATGAGATTCAGGGAGTTTCTGCTATAGATTTTGCATATCGTGGATTTAAATCGAAGATAAGTCCTCCTTACGAGCATGCCCTTGACTGCGAGTTCT
Proteins encoded:
- a CDS encoding bifunctional 5,10-methylenetetrahydrofolate dehydrogenase/5,10-methenyltetrahydrofolate cyclohydrolase — translated: MPELMKGSVVASLIYKDIRSEIDRLKAHGISAGLAMVIVGSNTASEQYLLTTTSLCRKLGIKDHTHRLPEDASLNEVLDLIKRMNKDERVSGILVFLPLPKYINPRAVLNTITPEKDVDGLGAISIGRLAAEESTYQLFGGVEEGSVTPSFLPCTPYGVIRLIEHYGISLKGKDVTVVGKSLTVGKSLALMMLAKGATVTVCHRETKNLIDKTKTADILCVAVGRPALITGDMVKEGVIVVDIGINSLPDGTLVGDVEFESVSPKASYITPVPGGVGPVTIAILLLNTVLSTKRMFGIR
- a CDS encoding NAD(P)H-dependent oxidoreductase subunit E, producing MEALERIYANHKDEGNIIAILQALQEAFGYIPEEAVNWLADRLWIPRSNFFGIATFYAQFYLSPRGKNIITACSGTACHVKGSERLINTIGRELNLLEGKNITEDNMFTLEKVNCVGACSIAPVVIINKKVHGKASADKIIKEIKGLQKK